The DNA sequence taataaaataactACGGAGTCAAGAAAGAGTCGGTTAATAAAATAACTACGGAGTTAAGAAAGAGTCGGTTAAAAATTCTCTTAGCCAATTGTATGTGTGTCGCTAAATATAATAGGTATGGAAGGGGCATTCGTATTAGCTAGTTGTTCTTGATCTCAACCACCAATTGTATGTGTGTTGCTAAATATGATCGGTATGGAAGGGGCATTCGTATTAGCTAGTTGTTCTTGATCTCAACCAATACACGTGGTAGTCCATAATTACTTTAGCGAGCTAAATCTTACCAACTTAAATGTCATATTCACTTATTCAGTCTTTTTAAATATGATAGGTGACGCCCGACATGCATACAAGTCATCCGTCGTTGTTTGATTGATTAACATCTAAGAGTCGTTAAGAACGCGTAGTTGATGAAATAGGCAATTTAATAGGCCGACTCTCCCAGGATAGGGGATGTTGACCCCTAAATACAATTGTGAAAACAATGACTGAAAGATCCACTGCCTCTCCATAAATTATGAAGACGAGACAATTCAAAGACCCATTACCACACCATTGTAATGACAATGGTCGGAACATGAAGAAAACCCTACAAAAAGAAACATGAGATATAAATGCAAAAACCAGAGGAGAGGAAATTGTTTGTACTACTTTGTAGACCATAACACAATAAACCAACCATTCTAGTCATTTTTGGCTGTTACTCTATTAGAGTGAACATTCATATGGAATTTCAAAAACTTAAAAGACCAGAACCAAGAAAAACTAAGAAACCGAAATACATACATTAGGAAGTTTAGCAGCTAGAAAGTATTCAACAACAGTCGCCACCACACCAATTCAGGAATGATGGATTTCACATTGCAAATGTACTTGTACCACTTAAATAGCCattccaacaaccataaattgaAGAACTAGGCCTATATTAATTAATATAAGAGAAAGACACAAAATGGCGGGGGTGGCGGGGCTGAAAGGGACcaaaaagagagaaggaagaaaCGTCAAACAGCACTTACTAAGCAGAACTTTCCTCAACCAACTTCCCAAATTCATAAAATCTCATCAGAGGAGATCAGCAACATTTGAGGGCAGCTCCTCTACTACCACATTGTAGAACTTCTGGATATCAAACAGCATTCTCTCATCATCCTTTGTAACAAAGTTGATTGCAACTCCCTTCCTACCAAATCTTCCACTACGACCAATTCTATGGAGGTAGTTCTCAGGCTGGGTAGGCAGATCATAGTTAATAACAAGGGAAACTTGTTGTACATCAATACCACGAGCCAACAGATCGGTGGTGATCAAGACACGAGATGACCCAGAACGGAATTCCCTCATGATGATGTCTCTGTTGTTCTGGTCCATGTCTCCATGGGTTGCAGAGACTGTATGGTCCCGGCTTCTCATTTTGTCGGTCAACCAATCAACCTTGCGTCGAGTATTCACGAAAATCACACTCTGGGTAATGGCCAAGGTTTCATAAAGATCACACAAAGTGTCAAGCTTCCACTCCTCCTTGTCCACATTGACATAAAACTGCTTAATTCCTTCCAGGGTGAGTTCATCACGCTTCACAAGAATCCTCACAGGTTTGTTCATAAACTTCCTTGTGATCTCCAGGGCCTCAGGTGGCATGGTGGCAGAAAACACACCAACCTGAATCTTTGGTGGGAGAAGCTGGAATATATCATAGATCTGAACAAAAGAGAAAGTTCAATTATCAAACCAGAATGAATCACATATCACCAAGAAATATTGTGAAGCAATTAATCACTCGTACAAAAGGAAACTAATGAGAAATACAGCAAAATCAGTCAATCAGAATATTTGACAGCATATAATTTGTAGTGATTGGATCTTAGCCTTTCCATTTCATCATATTTTCTTAATTCTTATTTTAAGTACTTACAAACTCCAGAAAGAAGTAGAAACAATATAATTTTCAAACAGAAAGGCAATCAGCATTGCATGGAAAAAACCCGACAGAGTTCTGATTTGTTTGTTACACCAATAATATGACTTTTAACATACTCATGATTCTtttcatttcatgcatatgaaATACTGCAGGATATACTCGTAGATCATAAAAACACATAAATAATATGAAGAAATTGTCTTGGAAACAAACCTGGTCCTTGAAACCCCGAGAGAGCATTTCATCAGCCTCATCAAGAACAAACATCTTGATATGATCAGGGCGAAGTGACTGTCTTCTTAGCATATCAAAAACACGACCTGGAGTTCCAACAACAGCATGAACTCCATTTGACAGAATACGTTGGTCTTCACGAACACTAGTTCCACCAACACATGCATGCACCTTAACACCAAGATAATCTCCAAGGGCCCTCATGACCTTCTCTATTTGTTGGGCAAGCTCTCGAGTGGGTGCCAGAACCAAGCCCTGGCACTCTGTCAAACTATATTCAAGCTGTTGAAGAATACCAGAACAGAAGGTCGCTGTCTTCCCAGTTCCAGATTGAGCCTGCTGAATCACATCAAGACCCTTAATAAAGGGGACAATTCCCCTTTGCTGAATGGCAGAGGGTTTCTCAAAACCTGGTGGAGAATAATCATGTGTTCAATCATTCACCAGTCtagagataaataaataaatataaattcaTTATGACATCAATGCACAACATGTAACGCAAATTTCAAGGTTATatcatagagagagagagagagagagagagattatttACCGTAAGCATAAATGCCCCTCAGCAGGTTCTCTTGCAAGCCCATGGAATCAAAACTGTCGTAAACTTCATCGTATGATGTAAAGAAATCTTGTCCATCAGTTGCAAGCCTGTAACAATGAATTCCCCATACATTAGCACCACGATATAAATACCCATTGGAACGTAACAAAAAGACAATAGTAGAATCACACATGCCGACATCACTTCCCAACAAAAGATGTGTTTCGTACATCAAAACATGTAATAAAGTACAGAAACAGAAAAAAGTATTCTTACAACTCATTCATCTTGGTGTCGAACTGACGTGTATCAAACTGTGAACCTTCAGGTGCCGCCATGACTGCAAAAGTGCAACAATTGAATAAAAAAACACAGACAATCTTCAGAAGCAGTACACCTAATTTCCCGTTGTCTCACACTTGTACAATTATAAACCAACTCAGACGCTCAAAACTTGAGGATTGAATATCATGACAACAGCGTTAGCAAATCTCATACCAACTATGAAGCTAGAAAAAACCACACGGTGAGAAGAAACAACAATGAATAAAACAGTAGCAGCTGCACTGATACAAAACTTTCAAAGATTGAAGCCAGAAAACTTGTGGTAACAAcactaaagaaaagaaaaaaaaaactatactcTTCTAATAGACAACGAAACTAAAGATCGAAACGAATTTGGACACCAAACTAAACGAATTTCAATGACAAATACAAAGAAACGAGTTTCATACGGTACGGACATCAATATAGCTTCAATGAACAGAATGCAGAAAATATCAAATAGAAACATAGATATTGCACAAAATAAATCTCAATAAAAGAAACACagagaaaatcaaaaccaaagcgAAAGAGACTGATCTAGATTCCACCAGTTTCtatgaaaaaaaacaaaaaaagacgaAAATATACAGTAGCGGATCGTAGTGAGCGTAGGAGGTGGTAAAGATAAAAGAGGGGACCTAAAAAGCGAAGAGCTTGGGAAGAAGAGAGGAATAATACCTGTGGATGATGATGTTGATTTGTTGGaagagtgaaaaagaaggagaagggaAATCGATCTGAGAGAAAGAGCAAGGCTAGGGTTTCAGAAACTCCTCGGATCTACGCCGCGGAGTTAAAGAAGGTTTTGTGCGAGAAAGAGCGAGTCTCTTTTTAAGTGTGTAACTGGGCCACCCCCAAGGGGTTGGGTGCTTGCTATACGATGTGTACTTGGACTCCTCGTGTCGGATACTAATTGGTTGTACAGGAATCTGGGCCTGGACTTGTAATGAGAATTTTGGGTTCGGTACGACCCATTTCatttaattcattctttttggGTTGACGTTGACCCACATTGTTTCATGTCGTTTGTTCTGTACAACCTTTTTTTTAACCTCAAAAGTGCTCCAGAGCAATGCAGAAGCTCTCATTTTCTTTCAAGAGAAACACCATAATATTTTGCTTTTGAAAATTTAAAGTTCAACTTCTATTCATTTTCAGTAgtgaaaaattaaaaagtacACGAATAAATATTCGATATGTGAATAATACGCATATTTTCATACACCTATGTTATGATTGTTATCTGAATACCTTGTTTCAGAGGGAGGAAAAATGTGCCAGTTACATTTACAACAAGAAGGTTCAATGCTTTGTATGGTTCTTACAACGTTTACCCACCAGAACCTTCCAAAATCCCATGTAATGTTTACAAACCATTCTGTAGGCttactcttctctctctctctctgaagacATCTGCACGCTGCTTAAACACATTTGCAGCCAAACGTGCACAAATGGCTTCCGAACTGGGAAATAACATCCACAACTCCTCCATAACCTCCTATTGCTGTAACCTGAACAGAAGAATGGTGCAGTGGCATGAGAAAAGAGAACGGATTTTCATGACTAATAAGTATTCTTataaccttaaaaaaaaatgac is a window from the Rosa chinensis cultivar Old Blush chromosome 2, RchiOBHm-V2, whole genome shotgun sequence genome containing:
- the LOC112186484 gene encoding eukaryotic initiation factor 4A-15 isoform X3 — protein: MRGDARNWDEEAYRETILKEREIQTRTVFRTAWAPSLNPNPDTIVVASSDGSVSSYSIPHLVSKLPLGFSNVKAPYLLMAEPNCFLKGHEGPAYDVKFYGHGGEESMLLSCGDDGRIRGWRWKDCIQSDVPIHLQGDQVKPVLDLVNPQHKGPWGALSPIPENNALAVDNQGGSIFSAAGDSCVYCWDVETGQVKMVFKGHSDYLHSIVARNSTNQIITGSEDGTARIWDCKSGKSVQVIEPLKNNKLKGSCVSCIALDASESWLACGTGRSLSVWNLPASECISRTSTRASVQDVVFDENQILAVGAEPLLSRFDINGVILSQMQCAPQSAFSVSLHTSGIVCVFLFNCCTFAVMAAPEGSQFDTRQFDTKMNELLATDGQDFFTSYDEVYDSFDSMGLQENLLRGIYAYGFEKPSAIQQRGIVPFIKGLDVIQQAQSGTGKTATFCSGILQQLEYSLTECQGLVLAPTRELAQQIEKVMRALGDYLGVKVHACVGGTSVREDQRILSNGVHAVVGTPGRVFDMLRRQSLRPDHIKMFVLDEADEMLSRGFKDQIYDIFQLLPPKIQVGVFSATMPPEALEITRKFMNKPVRILVKRDELTLEGIKQFYVNVDKEEWKLDTLCDLYETLAITQSVIFVNTRRKVDWLTDKMRSRDHTVSATHGDMDQNNRDIIMREFRSGSSRVLITTDLLARGIDVQQVSLVINYDLPTQPENYLHRIGRSGRFGRKGVAINFVTKDDERMLFDIQKFYNVVVEELPSNVADLL
- the LOC112186484 gene encoding eukaryotic initiation factor 4A-15 isoform X1, which translates into the protein MAAPEGSQFDTRQFDTKMNELLATDGQDFFTSYDEVYDSFDSMGLQENLLRGIYAYGFEKPSAIQQRGIVPFIKGLDVIQQAQSGTGKTATFCSGILQQLEYSLTECQGLVLAPTRELAQQIEKVMRALGDYLGVKVHACVGGTSVREDQRILSNGVHAVVGTPGRVFDMLRRQSLRPDHIKMFVLDEADEMLSRGFKDQIYDIFQLLPPKIQVGVFSATMPPEALEITRKFMNKPVRILVKRDELTLEGIKQFYVNVDKEEWKLDTLCDLYETLAITQSVIFVNTRRKVDWLTDKMRSRDHTVSATHGDMDQNNRDIIMREFRSGSSRVLITTDLLARGIDVQQVSLVINYDLPTQPENYLHRIGRSGRFGRKGVAINFVTKDDERMLFDIQKFYNVVVEELPSNVADLL